The following proteins come from a genomic window of Candidatus Blochmanniella vafra str. BVAF:
- the pabC gene encoding aminodeoxychorismate lyase — protein MYWVNGVLQTQISLNNRALHFGDGFFTTSQIKKGEVQWLSYHMDRLILSARRLMFDNVNFHILYKEILKAANYSKYGIIKIIITRMSYDRVVYGYGFDDKLEILRIIRVLPCSEHYKKLCYSGVRLKISSIRLSRNPLLSGIKHLNRLEQVLIASEIYRNKKNIDDVLVLDTENNIVECCSANIFWRKKNKVFTPYLHHAGVNGVIRQVILKILPDLGYVVQEVMVGIEHLKEMEEVFITNSLLPLASVNVINNYFYSDKTLLNLLKFHIIN, from the coding sequence ATGTATTGGGTTAATGGAGTTTTACAAACGCAAATATCGTTAAATAATCGTGCTTTACATTTTGGAGACGGATTTTTTACAACTTCTCAAATTAAAAAAGGAGAAGTGCAATGGCTTAGTTATCATATGGATAGATTGATTTTGTCAGCCCGACGATTAATGTTTGATAATGTAAATTTTCATATTTTATACAAAGAAATTTTAAAAGCGGCAAATTATAGTAAATATGGAATAATAAAAATTATCATAACTCGAATGAGTTATGATAGAGTAGTGTATGGATATGGTTTTGATGATAAATTGGAAATATTACGTATTATTCGTGTTCTTCCGTGTTCTGAACATTATAAAAAGTTGTGTTATTCTGGTGTGCGTTTAAAAATAAGTTCTATACGATTATCGAGAAATCCTCTTTTATCAGGAATTAAACATTTAAACCGTTTAGAACAAGTTTTAATTGCCTCAGAAATATATCGAAATAAAAAAAATATTGATGATGTATTAGTATTAGATACTGAAAACAATATTGTTGAATGTTGTAGTGCTAATATTTTTTGGCGTAAAAAAAATAAAGTATTTACTCCTTATTTGCATCATGCAGGGGTAAATGGAGTGATTAGGCAAGTGATATTAAAAATATTACCTGATTTAGGTTACGTTGTACAAGAAGTAATGGTAGGAATAGAACATTTAAAAGAAATGGAAGAAGTGTTTATTACTAATTCTTTATTACCATTAGCATCTGTAAATGTCATCAATAATTATTTTTATTCTGATAAAACATTATTAAATTTATTAAAATTTCATATAATAAACTAA
- the acpP gene encoding acyl carrier protein, with amino-acid sequence MSTVEEKVKAIISEQLGVKKEEVVNHASFIDDLGADSLDTVELVMALEEEFDIEIPDEEAEKITTVQSAIDFINVNHNKLI; translated from the coding sequence ATGAGTACTGTTGAAGAAAAAGTAAAAGCTATAATTAGCGAGCAATTAGGAGTGAAAAAAGAAGAAGTAGTAAATCATGCTTCATTCATTGATGATTTAGGAGCAGATTCGTTAGATACTGTAGAATTAGTTATGGCATTAGAAGAAGAATTTGATATAGAAATTCCAGATGAAGAAGCAGAAAAAATTACCACTGTTCAATCAGCTATAGATTTTATTAATGTTAATCACAACAAACTAATCTAG
- the fabG gene encoding 3-oxoacyl-ACP reductase FabG, with protein sequence MIFIKKNILVTGARKGIGRIISELFVSYGATVIGTATDEGGVKNINMYLGSKGKGVCLDVTKQYSINFCLQEIHKEFGHIDILVNNAGITQDNILVYMKDDEWKSVIDVNLNAVYRMSKAVIKPMIKNHYGRIINISSVVSMIGNVGQVNYAAAKSGLIGFTKSLAKEVASWGITVNVVTPGFIDTDMTKNLTDKQKENILSKIPIRRFGNPKDVANAVVFFASDDSSYITGQTIHVNGGMYMG encoded by the coding sequence ATGATTTTTATAAAAAAAAATATTTTAGTAACTGGAGCTCGAAAAGGAATTGGAAGAATTATTTCTGAATTGTTTGTAAGTTATGGGGCTACAGTGATAGGTACAGCTACTGATGAAGGTGGTGTAAAAAATATTAATATGTATTTGGGTAGCAAAGGAAAGGGGGTTTGTTTAGATGTTACTAAACAGTATTCAATTAATTTTTGTTTACAAGAAATACATAAGGAATTTGGTCATATAGATATATTAGTCAATAATGCTGGTATTACTCAAGATAATATTCTGGTATACATGAAAGACGATGAATGGAAATCAGTAATAGATGTTAATCTCAATGCGGTATATAGAATGTCTAAGGCAGTAATAAAACCAATGATTAAAAATCATTATGGTAGGATTATTAATATAAGTTCTGTAGTAAGTATGATAGGAAATGTTGGTCAGGTAAATTATGCAGCAGCCAAATCAGGTTTAATTGGATTTACAAAATCATTAGCCAAAGAAGTGGCGTCTTGGGGTATTACTGTGAATGTGGTAACTCCAGGGTTTATTGATACTGATATGACAAAAAATTTGACTGATAAGCAAAAAGAGAATATTTTATCTAAAATTCCAATACGTCGTTTTGGTAATCCTAAAGATGTAGCTAATGCGGTAGTATTTTTTGCATCTGATGATTCAAGTTATATTACCGGCCAAACTATACATGTAAATGGAGGAATGTATATGGGATGA
- the fabD gene encoding ACP S-malonyltransferase: protein MNTKDKTLAVVFPGQSSQHLGMLSDFATRYKLVRKIFDEVSEILNYDIWRLTQYGPITKLNKTCYAQPAILTASVIIWRVWREQGGQIPNLMAGHSLGEYSALVCSESIDLLSAVKLIMVRSKLMQEVSPYGDGAMSVIIGLNNDTVIEFCKMTESIYNQIVAPAGFNAPGNIVISGHIKAVEKVNLFCKKAGAKYVKFLPISVPSHCIIMKPMVNKFKEALKKVKIYPPKIPIINNTDVSIESEPLAIRDALIRQLYTPVRWHEIIQKIIGNNIEKFLEMGPGKVLTQLIQRSMYDNIFSLSINNINRLLTAINMCVKN, encoded by the coding sequence ATGAATACTAAAGATAAGACTTTAGCTGTGGTGTTTCCTGGTCAATCATCACAACATTTGGGTATGTTATCAGATTTTGCTACTCGTTACAAATTAGTACGAAAAATTTTTGATGAGGTGTCGGAAATTTTAAATTATGATATATGGAGATTAACACAATATGGGCCTATTACCAAATTAAATAAAACTTGTTACGCTCAGCCAGCTATTTTAACGGCTTCGGTGATTATTTGGAGGGTATGGAGAGAACAAGGAGGGCAAATACCAAATTTAATGGCTGGTCACAGTTTAGGAGAATATTCTGCTTTAGTGTGTTCTGAAAGTATAGATTTATTATCTGCAGTAAAATTAATAATGGTTCGAAGTAAATTAATGCAAGAAGTATCTCCATATGGAGATGGAGCTATGTCTGTAATTATTGGGTTAAATAATGATACTGTAATTGAATTTTGTAAAATGACTGAATCTATATACAATCAAATTGTTGCTCCTGCTGGGTTTAATGCTCCTGGCAATATAGTTATTTCAGGACACATAAAAGCAGTAGAAAAAGTAAATTTATTTTGTAAAAAAGCAGGAGCAAAATATGTTAAATTTTTGCCAATTAGTGTGCCATCGCATTGTATTATAATGAAACCAATGGTTAATAAATTTAAAGAAGCTTTAAAAAAGGTAAAGATTTATCCACCTAAAATACCAATTATAAATAATACTGATGTATCAATTGAATCAGAGCCATTAGCGATTCGTGATGCATTAATACGTCAATTGTATACCCCAGTGCGTTGGCATGAAATTATTCAAAAAATTATTGGTAACAATATTGAAAAATTTTTAGAGATGGGCCCTGGAAAGGTATTAACTCAATTAATACAGAGATCTATGTATGATAATATATTTAGTTTATCGATAAATAATATTAATAGATTATTAACAGCGATAAATATGTGTGTAAAAAATTAA
- a CDS encoding beta-ketoacyl-ACP synthase III, with amino-acid sequence MFTRIFGTGSYLPAHIRSNVVLEKMVDTSNEWIIARTGIQERRISNSYETVAKMGYFASRKALDMSNVQPNKIGVIIVATTSSSHAFPSSACQIQRDLNIRDTIAFDLSAACSGFIYALNVADQYIKHGTAEYALIVGSDILSHSLNPKDRGTLILFGDGAGAVILGRSKNPGIISTRLHANGKYGHLLTLPNYNRFNNSCSSVHLTMAGNKLFKMAISVCTHIVQETLKENDLHQDELDWLIPHQANLRIISAAAKRLNIDMKKIVITLDKHGNTSAASVPLALDEAVRDGRIKLNQLLLLEAFGAGLTWGSVLLRL; translated from the coding sequence ATGTTTACTAGAATTTTTGGAACAGGAAGTTATTTACCTGCACATATTAGATCAAATGTTGTATTAGAAAAAATGGTAGATACTTCAAATGAATGGATTATAGCACGTACTGGTATTCAAGAGCGTCGTATCTCTAATTCTTATGAAACTGTTGCAAAAATGGGTTATTTTGCGTCCCGAAAAGCTTTAGATATGTCGAACGTGCAGCCTAATAAAATAGGCGTTATTATTGTTGCTACAACATCTTCTAGTCATGCATTTCCTAGCTCAGCCTGTCAGATTCAACGTGATTTGAATATACGTGATACTATTGCTTTTGATTTATCAGCAGCTTGTTCTGGTTTTATATATGCATTGAATGTAGCGGATCAATATATTAAGCACGGTACTGCAGAATATGCGTTAATTGTAGGTTCAGATATTTTAAGTCATTCTTTAAATCCTAAAGACCGAGGTACGTTGATTTTATTTGGAGACGGAGCTGGAGCAGTAATATTAGGTCGTTCAAAAAACCCTGGGATTATTTCTACACGTTTGCATGCAAATGGAAAATATGGACATCTACTCACTCTTCCTAATTATAACAGATTTAATAATTCTTGTTCTTCTGTACATTTAACAATGGCTGGCAATAAATTATTTAAAATGGCTATTTCTGTGTGCACACATATTGTGCAGGAAACTTTAAAAGAAAATGATCTACATCAAGATGAATTAGATTGGTTAATACCTCATCAAGCCAATTTAAGAATTATTTCAGCAGCTGCTAAACGATTGAATATAGATATGAAAAAAATAGTAATTACACTTGATAAACATGGAAATACTTCAGCTGCCTCTGTTCCTTTAGCATTAGATGAAGCTGTTCGAGATGGACGTATTAAATTAAATCAATTACTATTATTAGAAGCATTCGGGGCTGGACTTACGTGGGGATCGGTTTTATTACGTTTATAA
- the plsX gene encoding phosphate acyltransferase PlsX, with the protein MKHLVLALDTMGGDFGPRVIVPASLEALDLCPRLVCLLVGNPSMIRSVLKKFNSKYINRLTIIPSKSVISDNDRPSQAIRVSKDTSMRIALELIKSGNAQACVSAGNTGALMGLSKLVLKPINGIDRPALTTFLPHQNKGKTVILDLGANIACSGSMLVQFAIMGTVLSEQIVGIGNPKVALLNIGSEESKGLDNIRQASKILHTISSIRYIGYIEANDLLAGKTDVIVCDGFIGNITLKTMEGVIRVVLSVFQKSEEKNTIYCYVIEHIKHWFSKIFFKKFIQLNPDRYNGAYLVGLHNTVIKSHGGANQHAFTKAIIQAVHSVERRIPEKIADRLSQMLSYQNNYY; encoded by the coding sequence TTGAAACATTTAGTTCTTGCTCTAGATACAATGGGGGGGGATTTTGGCCCTAGAGTTATTGTCCCCGCTTCTTTAGAGGCATTGGATTTGTGTCCAAGACTTGTTTGTCTGTTAGTTGGTAATCCTAGTATGATTAGATCTGTTTTAAAAAAATTTAATAGCAAATATATTAACAGGTTAACTATAATTCCTTCAAAATCAGTAATTAGCGATAATGATAGACCATCTCAAGCTATTAGAGTAAGTAAAGATACTTCCATGCGAATTGCTTTAGAATTAATTAAGTCAGGAAATGCTCAAGCTTGTGTTAGTGCGGGTAATACTGGGGCTCTTATGGGATTATCCAAGTTAGTACTTAAGCCTATCAATGGAATTGATCGGCCTGCATTAACAACATTTCTTCCTCATCAAAACAAAGGGAAAACTGTAATTTTAGATTTAGGTGCTAATATTGCTTGTAGTGGTTCGATGTTAGTGCAGTTTGCAATTATGGGAACAGTATTATCAGAACAGATTGTAGGGATAGGTAATCCTAAAGTAGCTTTGTTAAATATAGGATCTGAAGAATCTAAAGGCTTAGATAATATTCGTCAAGCGTCAAAAATATTACATACTATTTCATCGATTCGATATATTGGATATATTGAAGCTAATGATTTATTAGCAGGTAAAACAGATGTTATAGTTTGTGATGGATTTATTGGAAATATTACATTGAAAACTATGGAAGGGGTTATAAGGGTTGTTTTGTCTGTGTTTCAAAAATCAGAAGAAAAAAATACAATATATTGTTATGTGATTGAACATATTAAGCATTGGTTTAGTAAGATTTTTTTTAAAAAATTTATCCAATTAAATCCAGATCGATATAATGGAGCATATTTGGTGGGGTTGCATAACACAGTAATTAAAAGTCATGGAGGAGCTAATCAACATGCATTTACTAAAGCTATAATTCAAGCTGTTCATTCGGTAGAGAGAAGAATACCAGAGAAAATTGCTGATCGATTAAGTCAAATGTTATCATATCAAAATAATTATTATTAA
- the rpmF gene encoding 50S ribosomal protein L32, whose translation MAVQQNKSTRSRRGMRRSHNALKLTNISVDQISKEIHRRHCITTDGFYKGLKMVEKNNSQ comes from the coding sequence ATGGCGGTTCAACAAAATAAATCTACTCGTTCTAGACGAGGTATGCGTCGTTCTCATAATGCTTTGAAACTAACAAATATATCAGTAGATCAGATCTCAAAAGAGATTCATCGTCGTCATTGTATTACTACCGATGGTTTTTATAAAGGACTTAAAATGGTTGAAAAAAATAATTCTCAATAA
- a CDS encoding L,D-transpeptidase family protein, whose product MNIIAIKCFNFFNKRLSIGIKTLKILMYIILNIHFHYVVAEIYLLSNNNNILGENLRYTIPNNNSHSLEYFAKKFKVGLRNLLAANPDIDLYLPDSGKPILIPKKLILPNTPHKGIIINIAEMRLYYYPNTKNNNIVMVFPISIGTPTHETPSQWITSIKDKKKDPIWIPTQNIRNEYIKRAEILPLMILSGPNNPLGSYALYLGNSYAIHGSNTNLGIGLRVTRGCIRLRTEDIKLLYTLVPLNTRVQFINEPIKIAIDSNGMQYLEIHTPLSTINNKQDNKTATIHNLKIRTYTMLQKNNFKNINFLKVNQALEECLGIPIEITT is encoded by the coding sequence ATGAACATAATTGCGATTAAATGTTTTAATTTTTTTAACAAAAGATTATCTATAGGAATCAAAACATTAAAAATATTAATGTATATTATTTTAAACATACACTTTCATTATGTTGTTGCGGAGATATATTTATTATCTAATAATAATAACATTCTGGGAGAAAACTTAAGATATACTATCCCTAATAATAATTCACATTCCTTAGAATATTTTGCTAAAAAGTTTAAAGTAGGATTACGAAACCTATTAGCAGCTAACCCAGATATTGATCTATATCTTCCAGATTCAGGAAAACCCATTCTTATACCAAAAAAATTAATTTTACCAAATACTCCTCATAAAGGAATTATTATAAATATTGCTGAAATGAGATTATATTATTATCCTAATACTAAAAACAATAATATTGTTATGGTGTTTCCTATATCTATTGGTACCCCTACCCATGAAACACCATCACAATGGATAACTTCAATAAAAGATAAAAAAAAAGATCCTATTTGGATCCCTACCCAAAATATTCGAAATGAATATATAAAAAGAGCCGAAATTCTACCTTTAATGATTTTATCAGGACCTAATAATCCTTTAGGATCTTATGCTTTATATTTAGGCAACAGTTATGCGATACATGGATCTAATACAAATTTAGGAATTGGATTAAGAGTAACAAGAGGATGTATTAGATTAAGAACAGAAGATATAAAACTTCTTTATACCCTGGTCCCATTAAACACTAGAGTACAATTTATTAATGAGCCAATAAAAATAGCTATTGATTCAAATGGAATGCAATACTTAGAAATACATACTCCTTTATCCACTATAAATAATAAACAAGACAATAAAACAGCAACCATACATAATTTAAAAATACGTACATATACAATGCTACAAAAAAATAATTTTAAAAACATAAATTTTTTAAAAGTAAATCAAGCCTTAGAAGAATGTTTAGGGATACCAATTGAAATCACAACATAA
- the pgsA gene encoding CDP-diacylglycerol--glycerol-3-phosphate 3-phosphatidyltransferase translates to MLIIFTLIKCCNTFNIPIFLTLFRLVMVPCFTIVFYLPVQWGPILCTIIFITAAITDWFDGFLARRWKQTSKIGKFLDPVVDKIMIITAFVLISEYFHVWWMTLPISSMIIREIIISALREWIAKIYNHRDLSVSWLSKLKTFIQMSALIVLLCRFNEWTMITGIVALYVSVVLALWSLCYYLYTACCIIVKL, encoded by the coding sequence ATGTTAATCATATTTACTCTTATTAAATGTTGTAATACTTTTAATATACCGATTTTTTTAACCTTATTTAGGTTAGTGATGGTGCCGTGTTTTACTATAGTATTTTATTTACCGGTACAATGGGGGCCAATACTTTGCACGATTATATTTATTACTGCTGCTATTACAGATTGGTTTGATGGTTTTTTAGCGCGTAGATGGAAACAAACCAGTAAAATTGGAAAATTTTTAGATCCGGTGGTAGACAAAATTATGATCATTACAGCGTTTGTTTTGATATCTGAATATTTCCACGTGTGGTGGATGACTTTACCTATATCTAGTATGATTATTAGAGAAATTATTATTTCAGCATTACGAGAATGGATAGCTAAAATTTATAATCACCGTGATCTTTCTGTATCTTGGTTAAGTAAATTAAAAACTTTTATACAAATGTCTGCATTAATTGTATTGTTATGTAGATTTAATGAGTGGACAATGATAACAGGAATAGTGGCTCTGTATGTTTCAGTTGTATTGGCATTATGGTCGTTATGTTATTACTTGTATACTGCATGTTGTATAATTGTTAAATTATAA
- a CDS encoding TusE/DsrC/DsvC family sulfur relay protein, with translation MKQDQFNINTDLEGYLINFEDWNSKIAIKLANSEGIKLNKIHWDLIYFVRMFYKEYKMLPKIQTLISIITLKHGQIKGNSRYLIKLFPKKSVTQQISKIAGLPKPKKCL, from the coding sequence ATGAAACAAGACCAATTTAATATCAATACTGATCTAGAAGGATATTTAATAAACTTTGAAGACTGGAACTCAAAAATAGCCATAAAATTAGCTAACTCAGAAGGCATTAAACTTAATAAAATACATTGGGATCTTATTTATTTTGTGCGTATGTTTTATAAAGAATATAAAATGCTACCAAAAATTCAAACATTAATTAGCATTATCACACTAAAACACGGACAAATAAAAGGAAACAGTAGATATCTAATTAAACTTTTTCCTAAAAAATCAGTTACTCAGCAGATTTCAAAAATAGCTGGTCTTCCAAAACCAAAAAAGTGTTTATAA
- the hspQ gene encoding heat shock protein HspQ — protein sequence MISSKFGIGQQVRHRLLGYLGVVIDVDPEYSLEKPTLSEITGDDSLRQFPWYHVVMEDEDGKPIHTYLAEVQLGYVDTPGHLDQSTLDDLSASIKLQLKSPRLRN from the coding sequence ATGATATCTAGTAAGTTTGGAATAGGACAACAGGTACGACATAGATTATTAGGATATTTGGGAGTAGTAATAGATGTCGATCCAGAATATTCATTAGAAAAACCAACTTTATCTGAAATTACTGGCGATGATTCCTTACGACAATTTCCTTGGTACCATGTAGTTATGGAAGATGAAGACGGTAAACCTATTCATACTTATTTAGCAGAAGTTCAATTAGGATACGTAGATACTCCTGGGCATCTAGATCAATCTACTTTAGATGATTTATCTGCATCTATTAAATTGCAATTAAAATCTCCCCGATTAAGAAACTAG
- the fabA gene encoding bifunctional 3-hydroxydecanoyl-ACP dehydratase/trans-2-decenoyl-ACP isomerase, with product MQNKRESYTKEDLLNSSKGKLFGNKGPVLPAPNMLMLDRITKMTMNGGNYNKGFVSAELDIRADMWFFNCHFINDPVMPGCLGLDAMWQLVGFYLGWIGGEGRGRALGVKEVKFTGQILPTSKKVTYFIHFRKIINRTLIMGMADGEVLCDKKIIYTATDLKVGLFKNVTNF from the coding sequence ATGCAAAATAAACGAGAATCTTACACTAAAGAAGATTTATTAAACTCAAGCAAGGGAAAATTATTTGGTAACAAAGGACCAGTGCTTCCCGCTCCTAATATGTTAATGTTAGATCGCATAACAAAAATGACTATGAACGGAGGTAATTATAATAAAGGTTTTGTATCAGCAGAATTGGACATCCGAGCAGATATGTGGTTTTTTAATTGTCATTTCATCAATGATCCTGTTATGCCAGGATGTTTAGGATTAGATGCAATGTGGCAATTGGTAGGTTTTTATTTAGGTTGGATTGGAGGAGAAGGTAGAGGACGAGCTTTAGGGGTAAAAGAAGTAAAATTTACTGGTCAAATTCTTCCTACATCTAAAAAAGTTACTTATTTTATTCATTTTCGCAAAATTATCAACAGAACATTAATTATGGGAATGGCTGACGGAGAAGTTTTATGCGATAAAAAAATAATTTATACTGCAACTGATTTAAAAGTTGGATTATTTAAAAACGTTACAAATTTTTAA
- the asnS gene encoding asparagine--tRNA ligase, with amino-acid sequence MQTTSISNILQKFIPENTKITVHGWIRTLRHSKAKISFLDLYDGSCLKTLQIVIGENLHNYKSEILHLTSGCSVTICGKIVKSIGNKQDIELVATNVTILGWIDQPNTYPITPKKHSLEYLRNVAHLRSRTHIFGAISRIRHILFQSMHNFMHKKGLLWIPTPIITAADTEGNSKMFYLSENFNNKNISNNISTNQVNGEQFFFGKKAFLTVSGQLNLETYACALSKVYTFGPTFRAEHSDTNRHLSEFWMLEVEIAFSKLNDIIELAKAFLTNMIQIVLEQCTPDITYCSNHSQCNLFKRLENFLNNKIAYIEYTDAINLLISCNKNFKNTVFWGGDLFSEHEKYLSEEYFKSPVIIMNYPKNIKAFYMRLNDDNKTVASMDILVPGIGEIIGGSQREERLNILKERLLENNLSNKYYWWYQDLRRYGTVPHSGFGLGFERLLIYITGITNIKDAIPFPRVFKNINF; translated from the coding sequence ATGCAAACCACATCTATATCAAATATATTACAAAAATTTATTCCAGAAAATACTAAAATTACTGTACATGGTTGGATTCGAACCTTACGACATTCTAAAGCTAAAATTTCTTTCCTTGATCTATATGATGGATCTTGTTTAAAGACTTTACAAATAGTAATAGGAGAAAATTTACATAACTACAAAAGTGAAATTTTACATTTAACTAGCGGTTGTTCTGTAACAATCTGCGGAAAAATAGTAAAATCTATTGGTAACAAACAAGATATAGAGCTCGTTGCTACAAATGTTACAATATTAGGATGGATAGATCAACCTAATACTTATCCAATCACACCAAAAAAACATTCTCTGGAATATTTAAGAAATGTTGCTCATTTAAGATCAAGAACTCATATTTTTGGAGCCATTTCTCGTATTAGACATATTTTATTTCAATCTATGCACAATTTTATGCACAAAAAAGGATTATTATGGATACCTACCCCAATAATCACTGCGGCGGATACAGAAGGAAATAGTAAAATGTTTTATCTTTCTGAAAATTTCAATAATAAAAATATCTCTAATAATATTTCTACTAACCAAGTAAATGGTGAACAATTTTTTTTTGGAAAAAAAGCATTTTTAACAGTATCTGGTCAATTAAATCTCGAAACTTATGCATGCGCGCTATCTAAAGTTTATACCTTTGGCCCCACATTTAGAGCAGAACATTCTGATACTAATCGACATTTATCAGAATTTTGGATGTTAGAAGTAGAAATAGCTTTTTCAAAGCTGAATGATATTATTGAATTAGCAAAAGCATTTTTAACAAATATGATTCAAATTGTCTTAGAACAATGTACTCCTGATATAACATATTGTTCAAATCATTCACAATGTAATTTATTTAAACGATTAGAAAATTTTTTAAATAATAAAATTGCTTATATAGAATATACCGATGCAATAAATTTATTAATTTCATGTAATAAAAATTTTAAAAATACGGTATTTTGGGGAGGTGATTTATTTTCTGAACATGAAAAATATTTATCAGAAGAATATTTTAAATCTCCTGTGATTATTATGAATTATCCAAAAAACATAAAAGCTTTTTATATGCGTTTAAATGATGATAATAAAACTGTTGCATCAATGGATATTTTAGTTCCTGGCATTGGAGAAATCATCGGAGGCTCACAAAGAGAAGAAAGATTAAACATATTGAAGGAACGATTATTAGAAAATAATCTTTCTAACAAATATTATTGGTGGTATCAAGATTTAAGACGATACGGTACAGTGCCTCATTCAGGTTTTGGATTAGGTTTTGAAAGACTGTTAATATACATTACAGGAATAACAAACATAAAAGATGCAATTCCTTTTCCTAGAGTATTTAAAAACATTAATTTTTAA
- a CDS encoding amino acid aminotransferase, whose product MFESMLMAPSDPILGLSTIFRNDIRKKKINLGIGVYINEHNEAPILESVKHAEDFLLKKEMNKNYLNIEGIHAFNNATQSLLFGQDESIISKERIRTVQAPGGTGALRIISECIAKHFNIYFGRKQRIWISDPTWVNHKNIFIASGLELHTYPYYNQYKHALDFEKFLDTLNCSVKATDIVLLHCCCHNPTGIDPTIEQWKILSENSEKNGWIPLFDLAYQGFDTDLKNDLQGLHIFCKHNSELIVCNSYSKNFGLYNERVGACTIIAQNNDHAERALSQLKSTIRANYSNPPAHGASIVSTILTNPILYSIWENELKCMREHIKNMRFLLIQNLNHNNQHNKPNFDFITNQKGMFAYMDLNSNQVTKLRKNSGIYLVDSGRINLAGLSKQNIQYVCESIRDLF is encoded by the coding sequence ATGTTTGAATCGATGTTAATGGCTCCTTCTGATCCTATTCTTGGTTTATCTACAATTTTTAGAAATGATATTAGAAAAAAAAAAATTAACCTGGGCATTGGAGTATATATAAATGAACACAATGAGGCTCCAATTCTAGAAAGTGTTAAACATGCTGAAGATTTCTTACTAAAAAAAGAAATGAATAAAAATTATCTAAATATTGAAGGGATACATGCATTTAATAATGCAACCCAGTCATTATTATTTGGACAAGACGAATCTATTATATCAAAAGAACGAATAAGAACCGTTCAAGCTCCAGGAGGAACTGGAGCACTAAGAATAATTTCAGAATGTATCGCTAAACATTTTAATATCTATTTTGGAAGAAAACAACGAATATGGATTAGTGATCCTACTTGGGTTAATCATAAAAATATTTTTATCGCATCAGGATTAGAACTCCATACTTATCCATATTATAATCAATACAAACATGCACTTGATTTCGAAAAATTCCTTGATACATTAAACTGTTCAGTAAAAGCTACAGATATAGTTCTATTACATTGTTGCTGCCATAATCCAACCGGTATCGATCCAACAATTGAACAATGGAAAATTTTATCTGAAAATTCTGAAAAAAATGGATGGATTCCATTATTTGATTTAGCTTATCAAGGTTTTGATACTGATTTAAAAAACGATTTACAAGGATTGCATATTTTTTGTAAACACAATTCGGAACTAATAGTATGCAATTCGTATTCTAAAAATTTTGGATTATATAATGAACGTGTAGGAGCATGCACCATAATAGCACAAAATAACGATCATGCTGAGCGTGCATTAAGTCAATTAAAATCTACTATTAGAGCTAACTATTCTAATCCTCCAGCTCACGGAGCATCTATAGTATCTACTATATTAACAAATCCTATACTATATTCTATTTGGGAAAATGAATTAAAATGTATGAGAGAACATATTAAAAATATGCGATTTTTACTTATACAAAATTTAAATCACAATAATCAACACAACAAACCAAATTTTGACTTTATTACAAACCAAAAAGGAATGTTTGCTTACATGGATCTTAATTCAAATCAAGTAACTAAATTAAGAAAAAACTCAGGAATTTATTTAGTAGATTCTGGAAGGATTAATTTAGCGGGGTTATCTAAACAAAATATTCAATACGTATGCGAATCCATACGTGATTTATTTTAA